The segment TCGCTGTTCGAACTGGCGCGGCTCGAACACGGCATGGTCCAGGCGATGCCCGAGACATTCTCGATCGTCGACCTGACACAGGACGTGCTCGAGAAATTCGCCCTGCCGGCCGAGGCCAAGCATCTGCAATTGCGCGCCGGCGTGCCGCCTGTGCTGCCTGCCGTCACCGCCGACCTCGGCATGATCGAACGCGTGCTGACGAACCTGCTCGACAACGCGATTCGCCATACACCGGTGGGTGGCACTGTCGAAGTCGACCTGACCAGCCAGAATGGCAGCGTGGCGGTGACGGTCAGCGATACGGGGCCGGGGATTCCGCCGGCCTTGCGCGAGTCGCTGTTCCAGCGGCCGTTTCCATCGGGCGGCGCGCACCGGGGCGGCGGCCTCGGTCTGCTGATCGTGCAGCGAATGCTCCAGTTGAACGGCAGTCAGGCGCGGCTGGTGGAGGGGCAGGTGGGCACTACGCTCCGGTTTGTCCTGCCTGTCGCGGGGCGCGAGAGTCGACCGGCGGCAATAGCCGACGCTGCAGCCACGCGATAAACACGTCGGCATCGGCCGGCACGTCTCGCGTGGCCGGGACCGCCATCAGACCGCCGCCAAACGCGGTGAATCCGAAGGGTGCCACGAGGGTGCCTGCTGCCAGTTCCGCCTGGATCAGCCGTTGTTCGATCAGCGCCACGCCCAGCCCCGACAGGGCGGCCTGGATGCAAAGATGCGTGTGCGGAAACGTCAACCCTGCGCCGGGTGCGATGTGGTGACCGGTCAGCGCTTCCCACTGGTCCCAAGCGCTCGATGTGAAATCGTGCGTGATGCGCGCGCCGGTGGCCACTTCCGGTGCATAGGCGGGCGCGCAGACCGGGCCGAAGGCGACCGGCGCCAACGGGATCGCGCGTTGCCGTTCGGCGGCGGGGTACGACGACAGGTCCCAGGCAATTACCACGTCTGCGCCTTCGGTGCGGATCTCGCGCGCCGATGTCATCGAGAGCCGGATACGGATATCGGGCCGCAGCCGATAGAAATCGACCAATTCGGGTACCAGCCAGCGCATTGCGAAGGTCGCGCTACATGCCACGTGCAGCGTCGGCCCGCGCGCTTGGTCGAGCAGACGACCGTAACCTTGTTCGAGTTGGTCCAGCGCCGTGCGTACCACCTCATAGAGCGCCTGGCCGTGCTCGTTCAGGCGCAGGCCGGTCCCCTCGCGCTCGAATAGCTCCACGCCCGCATGTTCCTGCAGTTGGCGCAACTGCCGGCTGACTGCACCGTGCGTGCGAAATAGCTCTTCGGCGGCGCGGGTCACGGAGCCCGTACGGGCCGTGGCCTCGAACGCGCGCAAGGTTGACATTGGGGGTAGGGTTCGCACCGTACGCTCCGGCTATGTGAGAAAAGCTGACGAATTGAGGAAAATAACGCGATATTCAGCTTGGTCAAAGCCTTTTAGGATCGACGAATCTTCATTTTTCTCACAAAGGGAGTGCGCGAATGAGCAAGGTGGCTGAGATCCGGGGGCTGGAGGTGCTCGATAGTCGGGGGAATCCGACGGTGGAGGTGGAGGTCGTGCTCGACGACGGTGCGGTAGGCCGTGCCATTGTGCCGTCGGGGGCATCGACCGGCGCGCGCGAGGCCGTGGAGTTGCGCGATGCCGATCCGCGACGCTATTTGGGGCGAGGCGTGTTGCGGGCGGTTCAGGCCGTCAACACCGAGTTGTGTGAGGCACTGCTCGGGCGTGATGCCGGTGACCAACCCGAGATCGACACGATCATGATCGACCTCGACGGCACCCCGGATAAGCGTCGGCTTGGCGCCAATGCGTTGCTCGGCGTGTCCCTGGCCGTGGCTCACGCGGCTGCGATGTCGAATGGTCTGCCGCTGTTCGCCTATCTTGGCGGAGAGCGCGCTTCGTTGCTGCCCGTGCCGCTGATCAACGTGATCAATGGTGGAGCCCATGCCGACAATGCGCTCGATTTTCAGGAATTCATGATCGTGCCTGCCGGGGCACCGACCTTTACCGAGGCGGTACGTGCCAGCGCGGAGGTTTTCCATACGCTACGCGCCATGCTGAAGGCTGCCGGCTACACCACCAACGTGGGCGACGAGGGTGGCTTCGCGCCCGAATTTCACGCTGCCGAGGAGGCGTTGGACATTCTGGTCGCAGCCATCGCCAAGGCAGGCTATCGCCCCGGCGAGGACATCGCGCTGGCCATCGACCCTGCCGCCAGCGAGCTATATGTCAATGGCAGCTATGTCTATCAGGGCGAGGGCGTCGAGCGCTCGCGCGAGGAGCAGGTGGCCTATCTGGTACGCCTCGCGGACCGCTATCCGATTGTTTCGATCGAGGATGGCATGGCGGAAGACGATGCGATGGGCTGGCAATTGCTGACGCGGCAGCTCGGCAAGCGGTGCCAGCTTGTTGGCGACGATGTGTTCTGCACACATCCGACCTTGCTGAGGCAGGGGGTAGAGCAGGGCATGGCCAACGCCATCCTGGTCAAGGCCAACCAGATCGGCACGCTGAGCGAGATGCGCGAGACGGTTCGCGTGGCCCATGGTTACGCGTATTCGGCCGTGATGTCGCATCGTTCGGGTGAAACCGAGGATGTGACGATCGCCGACCTTGCTGTGGCGCTGCGATGCGGGCAGATCAAGACGGGGTCGATGTCGCGCGCGGATCGCACTGCCAAGTACAACCGCCTGCTGCGCATCGAGCGCGAGCTTGGGTCGCGTGCCGAGTACGCGGGCGCATTGCTGCGGCGCCGCTAGAGCACTAGAGCAGCGCGAAGCGCGCGGCCTGTGGCCCGATCACGGCGGGGCGGCTGACCGGGTAGCGATGGTGGTCGCCGCCATCGCTGAACGAGAGGTAGTCTGGCGTCCAGCGCAGCGCATGCAGTTGCCGGATCTCCACGCCGTCGACGAGAATTGCGCCGCTCTGCACCGTGACGCTCGCGCAAGGCAGGCGCAGCATCTCGGTATCGTCGCCGAAGTAGTGGGCTTCCAGCAGGATCGAGGCAGGCTGATAGGCGGGCATGGCAGGGCGGCGGAGAAGTGATGTTTCGGATATGTCTCGGAGATTTCCGATACTGTATGAATGTACAGTATATCGACCTTGTCCACCCATTGCACGTGCCGGATTCTGATTTTCATGGAGGACCGCGTGCGCGACGCGGGGCTGGCTTCGACGTCGCATTGGTGTAACCTGAAACGCAACGAAGCTCCGGACATCCGTCCGCAGACGGAGGTGCCGATGTTGCAGCGTGATGCGCAGTTCACGAGCAGGATCTGCTGGTTCGCGGCGGGCCTTCTGGCTGGCGCGTTGGCCGCCAGCCTGTGCGCCGCGCTAGGGATGCGCCGCGCGCGGCAAGTTGCCGATGACGATGACGCAGCCACGGCGCAGGACCCCCGCGCGATGGTGCGGGCGTCCATCTCGCCGGAAAGCGGTTCGGACATGTTCGAATACCGGGGGTTTGTCGTGCACCTGTTCTGGCAGGCGCTGGGCAGGGAACGATACAAGGCGTGGTGCGATATCTGGGAAGCCGGCGCGGTGGTGCAGGAGGCGGGTGGCCCGCCTGCCACGTACCCCACGGCCGCCGAGGCCCGCATGGCGGCCGGCGCATGGGCGCGGCACTGGGTCCAGAACAACGGCTAGGCCGCCACCGCAGGCGGGGCCGCATGTTACGATTCGCCGCAATTTCCGGAGTCGACAATGTTTGTTTGCCATAACCAGTCTTGCGGTGCGCGCTGGGCGCCCGACGAGGTGGATATCCACAACGAGGGGCAGGGCCCGCTTTTTCGCTGCCCGCTCTGCGGCGCGCGTAACCACCTGAAGGCCAATCAAGGGCGCGATGGCGCCGTCACCTACAAGCAGATTCCGCGCGAGCATGTCGCGAAGACGCCGCCCAGCGCCGAGGCGAAGCGCGCCACACCGCCGCGCCGGCGAAGCTGACTTCCCCTCCTAAGGGGGAGCGTTGCGGTTGCGGCTCAAGCCAGCGTGCACGGGGCCGTTAAGACAGCCATGGAAATCAGCGACCTATCCCACGACTCCGCTTCCAACGCCGAGGTCATCGGCTGGGCGGCCGCATCGCCGCAAGTCATCGCGCGCGTGCTCAATACCGCGCTCGCGGCGCAGGACCTGTCGGGCTTTGCCGCCCTGCTGTCCGACATTGCGCGCGATCGCGGGCTCAAGGGTGCGCGCGGCACGCACCAGTCGATCTACGACATGCCCTACGCCAGCCTGCTGCCACGGCAGAAGCATCTGCTGGCGGACGCGTTCGACCTGTTCCTGCGGCTTGGCCTCGAGTTTCGCGCGCGGGGCGGCGAGCCGGATGACCTTTCCGATGACGACGGCCTGGCGCCGCTGCGCGACATGGACGATGACGACGTCATCGATGACGAGGATCGTCACGCCTGAACCCACTGGTGGCAGCCGGATTCAGGCGCGTTCGAGCAAGCCAATCTCCCTGACCGCGACCGACAGCATCGACAAGGCCGCCACGCCTGAAACGCCCGAGGCGCGTTGGTCGGCCAGCATCTGGGCATAGCGATCCAGCGCCGCCTGACGGGTGCCGCGCCAGCCCTCGATGAGCGCCTGTGGGTCATCCGTGTCGCGCGACTGGCCCAGCACACTCGTCGTCAACGCCCGCTTGAGCCGACCCAGGTCGTCGAGCGTAGTCGTGCGTGCCAGCAGATCCCAGTGCGTCTCCGCGGGTAGAGACAACGCGCGCTCGCGCAGCCATCCGAAGTTGAGTTCGGTGTCCAGGGCGAAGTAGACCCCTGCCACGGCGCCAAGGCTGCGGCCACATGTTCCAGAGACCTCCGCGATGTCGAGCGCCGCCGCCGCGATATCGCTGGCCGCCACACGTAGCGCCAGATCTTCGTCGACGCCGGCTTCGGTCAGGGCCATGGCGCGTTCGGCCATGGCCTGCGATGGCTCGGGCGGCAGCAGCGTCGGCAATTGTGGCGTGAGCCAATGCGCCGCATCGACGAACCTGGCTGCGCCCGGCTCCACGGTACCGCCCGCGCGCAGATAGCGGATGAACCAGAGCGTGGCGCGTTCGAGCAGCCGCGCCAGATCGCCGAACATGCGCGCCTGCACGGCGTCTTCGACGCGATTGTCGAGCCCGTCGATCCGTTCCCATAGCCCGGTAAGCCCGAACACATCGCGGGCCAGCAGACAGGCGCGCACGATGTCAGCGGGCCGCGCGTCGGTTTCCTCCATCTGGTGATGGACGAACGTGGCACCGACGCGGTTCACCAGCATGTTGGTCAGGTGCGTGGCCAGGATCTCGCGCCGCAGCGGATGGCGCTGCATGGCCTCCGCGTAGCGCTGGCGTAGCGGCTGCGGGAAGTAGTCGGCCAGCAGCCCGGCCACGAGCACATCCTCGGGGATATCGGACGCAAGCAGTTCGTCGTAGAGCCACATCTTGCTGTAGGCCAGCAGCACCGCGCGTTCGGGTGATGTCAGCCCGGCGCCCAGCGCCTTGCGTTCGGTGATGTCCTCGTCCGTGGGCAGAAACTCGAGCGGCCGGTTGAGACGGCCCGCGCGTTCCAGCCAGCGGATCAGCCGCGCTTCGGCATCGACCAGCACCGGCGCCACGCGGCCCGCGACCGAGAGCGCCTGGGTCTGGAAGTAATTGTCCTGCAGCACCAGCAGGCCAACCTCGTCGGTCATCTCGGCCAGCAGCTTGTTGCGTTGCTTCTCGGTCATCTCGCCATCGGCCACTACGATGCCAAGCAGGATCTTGATATTCACCTCGTGGTCGGAGCAGTCGACGCCGGCGGAATTGTCAATGGCATCCGTATTGATACGGCCGCCGTGGCGGGCAAACTCGATACGCCCGAGCTGGGTGAAACCGAGGTTCCCGCCTTCGCCCACCACCTTGCAGCGCAGTTCGTTGCCGTTGACACGTACCGGGTCGTTGGCGCGATCGCCGGCTTGCTGGTGGGTTTCGGTACTCGCCTTGACGTAGGTGCCGATGCCGCCGTTGTAGAGCAGATCCACCGGTGCCATCAGGATCGCGTGGATCAATTCGGCGGGAGGCAGCGATGCCGCCGTGATGCCGAGCACGGCCTGTACCTGCGGCGAGAGCGCGATCGTCTTGGCTGTGCGTGGATAGATGCCGCCACCTGCGGAAATCAGCGTGGCGTCGTAATCGGCCCAGCTCGAACGCGGCAGATCGAACATGCGCGCGCGCTCGGCCAGGCTCTTCGCGCAGTCCGGATCCGGGTCAAGGAAGATATGGCGATGGTCGAACGCGGCCACGAGTTTGATGTGGGGAGATAGCAGCATGCCGTTGCCGAACACGTCGCCAGACATGTCGCCAACGCCGACCACCGTGAACGGCGTGGCCTGGATATCGGTGCCCATTTCCCGAAAGTGCCGCTTGACGCTTTCCCACGCGCCGCGCGCGGTGATGCCCATCTTCTTGTGGTCGTAGCCAACCGATCCACCGGAGGCGAAGGCGTCGTCGAGCCAGAAACCGTATTCGGCCGAGATGGCGTTCGCATAGTCCGAGAACGTAGCCGTGCCCTTGTCGGCTGCCACCACGAGGTATGGGTCCGAATCGTCATGACGCACCACCTCGGGTGGCGGCACGAGGTTGCCGGAGACGAGGTTGTCGGTCAGGTCGAGCAGGCCGCGCAGGAAGGTCTGGTAGCAGGCCACGCCTTCGGCGAGGAACGCATCGCGATCGGTGGGCGGCGGCGGCCGCTTGACGACGAAGCCGCCCTTCGAGCCGACCGGCACGATGACCGTGTTCTTGACCATCTGCGCCTTCATCAGGCCCAGCACCTCGGTGCGGAAATCCTCGCGCCGGTCCGACCATCGCAATCCGCCACGCGCCACGCGTCCGCCGCGCAGGTGCACGCCCTCCACCCGTGGCGAGTAGACCCAGATCTCGAACATCGGTCGCGGCTCGGGCAGCCCCTGTACCAGCGCCGGATTGAACTTGAACGAAATGTAGGGGCGTGGATGACCGTCCGCGTCGTGATGGAAGTAATTGGTGCGCACAGTTGCGCTGATTACGTTGAGGAACAGCCGCAGGATGCGATCCTCGTCGAGATTCGGCACCTGGTCGAGCGCGGATTCGATATCGGCCAGCAGCTTGCGGCAGCGGGCATCGTCGGGTGTGCCGGCGGCGGCAACGGCCGGGTCGAAGCGGGAGACGAACAGCGAGACCAGCATCGCCGCGATACGCGGGTTTGCCGCCAGCGCCTGTTCGATATAGGCATTGCTGAACGTGGAGCCCACCTGGCGCAGGTACTTGGCGTAGGCGCGCAGGATCGTCACGTCCCGCGCGGCAAGGCCCGCCCGCAGCACCAGCCGGTTGAAGTCGTCGTTCTCGATCTCGCCATTCCAGGCGCGTCCGAAAGCGTCTTCGAACAGCGGCTTGGCGCGCTCGATCTCGATATCGACTGGCTGGCCCTCATGGTCGGCGGCGATCTCCAGGCCGAAGTCGTGGATCCATATCGGGTCGCCGGCGTCGGGTTCGATCAGATAGGGACGTTCCTCGTCGACGCGCACGCCCAGGTGTTCGAGCATGGGCAGGCTTGCCGACAGCGCGATCGGCAGGCCGGCGCGGAATACCTTGAAGCGGAACGCGCCAGGGGCGGCTTCAATCGGGCGATACAGGTTCATGGCCAGTCCGTTCGGATGCTGGCGCGCGTGCTCCATCAGTTCGATATCGCGCACGGCGGTACGCGCGGGATAGTCCTCGCGATAGCCTGCCGGGAACGAGTCGCCATAGCGGCGCAGCAACCTGTTGCCGTGCTCCTCTCCGCGCGTCTCGTGCAGCGCGGCGGACAGGTCGTCCTGCCAGCGGCGCGTGGCCTGCACGATCCGCTCTTCGAGCTCGCGGGTATCGGCCTCCGGCATCGTGCCGGGCTGCCCGCGCACCGTGATCTGGATACGTGCCAGCGGGGATTCGGACAGTAGTGGCGTGAATTCGCAGCCCGTGCCGTTGAACGCCTGCATCAGCAACTTCTGGATGCGCTGGCGCAGGTCGGTGTTGTACTTGTCGCGCGGTACGAACACCAGGCAGGAGATGAAGCGGTCGAAGCGGTCGCGCCGAACGAACAGGCGCGTGCGCTGGTGTTCCTGCAGCCGCAGGATGCCGAGTGTGATGTCGAACAGCTCGTCTTCGTCGGCCTGGAACATGTCGTCGCGTGGGTACTGTTCCAGGATGGTGATCAAGGACTTGTACAGATGGCCCTTTGTCAGGAAGCCGGCGCGCGACAGGATGTTGGCGCACTTGCGGCGTACCAGCGGGATCTCGCTG is part of the Cupriavidus metallidurans CH34 genome and harbors:
- a CDS encoding LysR substrate-binding domain-containing protein, with translation MSTLRAFEATARTGSVTRAAEELFRTHGAVSRQLRQLQEHAGVELFEREGTGLRLNEHGQALYEVVRTALDQLEQGYGRLLDQARGPTLHVACSATFAMRWLVPELVDFYRLRPDIRIRLSMTSAREIRTEGADVVIAWDLSSYPAAERQRAIPLAPVAFGPVCAPAYAPEVATGARITHDFTSSAWDQWEALTGHHIAPGAGLTFPHTHLCIQAALSGLGVALIEQRLIQAELAAGTLVAPFGFTAFGGGLMAVPATRDVPADADVFIAWLQRRLLPPVDSRAPRQAGQTGA
- the eno gene encoding phosphopyruvate hydratase; amino-acid sequence: MSKVAEIRGLEVLDSRGNPTVEVEVVLDDGAVGRAIVPSGASTGAREAVELRDADPRRYLGRGVLRAVQAVNTELCEALLGRDAGDQPEIDTIMIDLDGTPDKRRLGANALLGVSLAVAHAAAMSNGLPLFAYLGGERASLLPVPLINVINGGAHADNALDFQEFMIVPAGAPTFTEAVRASAEVFHTLRAMLKAAGYTTNVGDEGGFAPEFHAAEEALDILVAAIAKAGYRPGEDIALAIDPAASELYVNGSYVYQGEGVERSREEQVAYLVRLADRYPIVSIEDGMAEDDAMGWQLLTRQLGKRCQLVGDDVFCTHPTLLRQGVEQGMANAILVKANQIGTLSEMRETVRVAHGYAYSAVMSHRSGETEDVTIADLAVALRCGQIKTGSMSRADRTAKYNRLLRIERELGSRAEYAGALLRRR
- a CDS encoding NAD-glutamate dehydrogenase — translated: MPPENEEKVAQLLDELVAFAHERLPAATFGIVEPLLRHYYDLADGEDLLARNVADLYGAVMAHWQTAQKFVPGTARLRVYNPNLEEHGWHSDHSIVEIVNDDMPFLVDSVTTEINRHGLTLHSAIHPVFRVCRDTRGGIESIGLGGGEMGATNCRLESFIHFEVDRTGEATQLEALRNAIARVLGDVRVAVEDWPRMQQIARDTIGGMAQAPDAATPESVEARAFLEWMLDDHFTFLGHRDYELISRDGQFWLRGVPGSGAGILREALRDPAAEDLTSLPAAARSVIEGATPIFLTKANSRATVHRPGYLDYVGVKLLDANGKLFGERRFVGLYTSTAYMVSTSEIPLVRRKCANILSRAGFLTKGHLYKSLITILEQYPRDDMFQADEDELFDITLGILRLQEHQRTRLFVRRDRFDRFISCLVFVPRDKYNTDLRQRIQKLLMQAFNGTGCEFTPLLSESPLARIQITVRGQPGTMPEADTRELEERIVQATRRWQDDLSAALHETRGEEHGNRLLRRYGDSFPAGYREDYPARTAVRDIELMEHARQHPNGLAMNLYRPIEAAPGAFRFKVFRAGLPIALSASLPMLEHLGVRVDEERPYLIEPDAGDPIWIHDFGLEIAADHEGQPVDIEIERAKPLFEDAFGRAWNGEIENDDFNRLVLRAGLAARDVTILRAYAKYLRQVGSTFSNAYIEQALAANPRIAAMLVSLFVSRFDPAVAAAGTPDDARCRKLLADIESALDQVPNLDEDRILRLFLNVISATVRTNYFHHDADGHPRPYISFKFNPALVQGLPEPRPMFEIWVYSPRVEGVHLRGGRVARGGLRWSDRREDFRTEVLGLMKAQMVKNTVIVPVGSKGGFVVKRPPPPTDRDAFLAEGVACYQTFLRGLLDLTDNLVSGNLVPPPEVVRHDDSDPYLVVAADKGTATFSDYANAISAEYGFWLDDAFASGGSVGYDHKKMGITARGAWESVKRHFREMGTDIQATPFTVVGVGDMSGDVFGNGMLLSPHIKLVAAFDHRHIFLDPDPDCAKSLAERARMFDLPRSSWADYDATLISAGGGIYPRTAKTIALSPQVQAVLGITAASLPPAELIHAILMAPVDLLYNGGIGTYVKASTETHQQAGDRANDPVRVNGNELRCKVVGEGGNLGFTQLGRIEFARHGGRINTDAIDNSAGVDCSDHEVNIKILLGIVVADGEMTEKQRNKLLAEMTDEVGLLVLQDNYFQTQALSVAGRVAPVLVDAEARLIRWLERAGRLNRPLEFLPTDEDITERKALGAGLTSPERAVLLAYSKMWLYDELLASDIPEDVLVAGLLADYFPQPLRQRYAEAMQRHPLRREILATHLTNMLVNRVGATFVHHQMEETDARPADIVRACLLARDVFGLTGLWERIDGLDNRVEDAVQARMFGDLARLLERATLWFIRYLRAGGTVEPGAARFVDAAHWLTPQLPTLLPPEPSQAMAERAMALTEAGVDEDLALRVAASDIAAAALDIAEVSGTCGRSLGAVAGVYFALDTELNFGWLRERALSLPAETHWDLLARTTTLDDLGRLKRALTTSVLGQSRDTDDPQALIEGWRGTRQAALDRYAQMLADQRASGVSGVAALSMLSVAVREIGLLERA